A window of the Tistrella mobilis genome harbors these coding sequences:
- a CDS encoding SDR family oxidoreductase, translating into MTDHPADHEATDPVALLRPVAGDGGLLFCFGLGFSARALARAWMAAGGRVAGTCRSAGKRDQLAAEGITAHLFDGSEAMDAAGLADLGQAVAILSSVGPDAGGDAVIRVHGADIAAAAAAGAARGAAPWIGYLSTTGVYGDHGGGWVDETTPTIDAGGRGGRRVAAEQAWSALAPEAPAHLFRLAGIYGPGRSALDTVRAGRAHRVVKPGQVFSRIHVDDIAAVLAASIAHPAPGRAYNLCDDEAAPPQDVILHACELLGVTPPPEVPFEEADLSPMARSFYADNKRVRNNRIREELGVRLKYRTYRDGLAAQLAAEAARR; encoded by the coding sequence ATGACCGACCACCCCGCCGATCACGAGGCGACCGATCCCGTGGCCCTGCTTCGCCCTGTGGCGGGCGATGGCGGCCTGCTGTTCTGCTTCGGCCTGGGCTTTTCCGCCCGGGCTTTGGCCCGGGCCTGGATGGCGGCGGGCGGCCGGGTGGCCGGTACCTGCCGGAGCGCCGGCAAGCGCGATCAGCTGGCGGCCGAGGGGATCACCGCGCATCTGTTCGACGGCAGCGAAGCGATGGACGCCGCAGGTCTCGCGGATCTGGGACAGGCCGTGGCGATCCTGTCTTCGGTCGGCCCCGACGCCGGGGGCGATGCGGTGATCCGGGTCCACGGTGCGGATATTGCCGCCGCGGCGGCAGCCGGTGCGGCACGCGGTGCCGCGCCCTGGATCGGCTATCTGTCGACCACCGGGGTCTATGGCGATCATGGCGGCGGCTGGGTCGACGAGACCACGCCGACCATCGACGCCGGCGGCCGGGGTGGCCGCCGGGTGGCGGCGGAACAGGCCTGGTCGGCGCTGGCGCCCGAGGCCCCGGCCCATCTCTTCCGGCTGGCCGGCATCTATGGCCCCGGCCGTTCGGCGCTCGATACGGTCCGCGCCGGGCGGGCGCATCGGGTGGTGAAGCCGGGCCAGGTCTTCTCGCGCATCCATGTCGACGACATCGCCGCCGTGCTGGCCGCCTCGATCGCCCACCCTGCGCCGGGGCGTGCCTACAATCTCTGCGACGACGAGGCCGCCCCGCCCCAGGACGTGATCCTGCATGCCTGCGAGTTGCTGGGGGTGACGCCGCCGCCGGAAGTGCCGTTCGAAGAGGCCGATCTCAGCCCCATGGCGCGCAGCTTCTATGCCGACAACAAGCGGGTGCGCAACAACCGGATCCGCGAGGAGCTGGGCGTGCGGCTGAAATACCGCACCTACCGGGACGGGCTGGCCGCCCAGCTTGCGGCGGAAGCGGCGCGCCGGTAG
- the pheT gene encoding phenylalanine--tRNA ligase subunit beta, which produces MKFTLSWLKDHLDTDADLDRIALALTAVGLEVEEITDRRAALAPFTVAHVISAEKHPDADKLRVCRVDTGDGEVQVVCGAPNARTGMKAVFARSGLTVPGTGLTLKPSKIRGVESNGMLVSMREMGLSDEHDGIIEMPGDAPLGQPFAPVLGVDDPVIEIAITPNRGDCLGVRGIARDLAAAGLGTLKPLEATPVAGRFPNPVAIRITDDARSGCPVFAGRTIRGVTNGAAPDWMLRRLTAVGLRPISVLVDITNYVSLDLGRPLHVFDAKKLTGDLTIRTAAEGESLKALDERTYALGAGRDVVIADDAGVQSLGGIMGGEATGVDETTTEVVLECAWFDPKRIAESGRALSILSDARYRFERTVDPETVLPGTEIATALILKLAGGEASEVTVAGEVPGFDRVIGFRPARVESLGGIVVDPAAQATILTRLGFDVVQESDALWQVRVPSWRQDVEGEADLVEEVLRINGYDAVPPVPLPRVDVVTRTAANDRRRRAGWVRRDLAARGLVETVNYSFLTAAAARRFGGGADELHLLNPISADLEVMRPTPLASLVMVAGRAAARGELDGRWFEVGPGWRGIAPSDQRNLATGLRTGRTGPRSWTGQPRTVDVFDAKADILAALAAAGMDADKVQIVAGEAPGHYHPGRSAAVKLGPKLTLGFFGELHPLVVEAHDVKGPAVGFELDLDALPEPKRKADRTRPALVLHDLQPVERDFAFVVDAGVAAEALIKAVRGAEKKLITDVSVFDRYEGERLGAGKVSLAVSVTLQPVERTLTDAEIQAVSDRIVAAVTKATGAVLRG; this is translated from the coding sequence ATGAAGTTCACCCTGTCCTGGCTGAAGGACCATCTCGACACCGATGCCGATCTGGACCGGATCGCGCTGGCGCTGACCGCCGTCGGGCTCGAGGTCGAAGAGATCACCGACCGGCGCGCGGCCCTCGCCCCGTTCACCGTCGCCCATGTCATCTCGGCCGAGAAGCATCCGGATGCCGACAAGCTCCGGGTCTGCCGGGTCGATACCGGCGATGGCGAGGTCCAGGTCGTCTGCGGCGCCCCCAATGCCCGCACCGGCATGAAGGCGGTTTTCGCCCGTTCGGGCCTGACCGTGCCCGGCACCGGGCTGACGCTCAAGCCCTCGAAGATCCGCGGCGTCGAAAGCAACGGCATGCTGGTCTCGATGCGCGAGATGGGCCTGTCGGACGAGCATGACGGCATCATCGAGATGCCCGGGGATGCGCCGCTCGGCCAGCCCTTCGCGCCGGTGCTGGGCGTCGACGACCCGGTCATCGAGATTGCGATCACCCCCAACCGGGGTGACTGCCTGGGCGTGCGCGGCATTGCCCGGGACCTGGCCGCCGCTGGTCTCGGCACGCTGAAGCCGCTGGAGGCGACCCCGGTTGCCGGCCGTTTCCCGAACCCGGTCGCCATCCGGATCACCGATGATGCCAGGTCCGGCTGCCCGGTCTTTGCCGGGCGCACCATCCGCGGCGTGACCAATGGTGCAGCACCCGACTGGATGCTGCGCCGGCTGACCGCGGTCGGGCTCAGGCCGATTTCGGTACTGGTCGACATCACCAACTATGTGTCGCTGGATCTGGGGCGGCCGCTGCATGTCTTCGACGCAAAGAAGCTGACCGGCGATCTGACCATCCGCACCGCCGCCGAGGGCGAAAGCCTGAAGGCGCTGGACGAGCGGACCTATGCGCTGGGTGCCGGCCGCGACGTGGTGATCGCCGACGATGCCGGGGTGCAGAGCCTGGGCGGCATCATGGGTGGCGAGGCGACCGGCGTCGACGAGACCACCACCGAGGTGGTGCTGGAATGCGCCTGGTTCGATCCGAAGCGGATCGCCGAAAGCGGCCGGGCCCTCTCGATCCTGAGCGATGCCCGCTATCGGTTCGAGCGCACCGTCGACCCCGAGACGGTGCTGCCGGGCACCGAGATTGCGACCGCGCTGATCCTGAAGCTTGCCGGTGGCGAGGCATCCGAGGTTACGGTCGCGGGCGAAGTGCCGGGCTTCGACCGGGTCATCGGCTTCCGCCCGGCGCGGGTGGAAAGCCTGGGCGGCATCGTCGTCGATCCGGCGGCGCAGGCCACCATCCTCACCCGCCTCGGCTTCGACGTGGTGCAGGAGAGCGACGCCCTCTGGCAGGTCCGGGTACCGAGCTGGCGCCAGGATGTCGAGGGCGAGGCGGATCTGGTCGAGGAGGTGCTGCGCATCAACGGCTATGACGCCGTGCCGCCGGTGCCGCTGCCGCGGGTGGATGTGGTGACCCGCACCGCAGCCAATGACCGCCGTCGCCGGGCCGGCTGGGTCCGCCGCGATCTGGCCGCCCGCGGCCTGGTCGAGACGGTGAACTACTCCTTCCTGACCGCGGCCGCCGCCCGGCGCTTCGGCGGCGGGGCGGACGAGCTGCATCTGCTGAACCCGATCTCGGCGGATCTGGAAGTGATGCGGCCCACCCCGCTCGCCTCTCTGGTCATGGTGGCCGGTCGGGCTGCCGCCCGTGGCGAGCTGGACGGCCGGTGGTTCGAGGTCGGCCCCGGCTGGCGCGGCATCGCGCCTTCCGACCAGCGCAACCTGGCGACCGGTCTGCGCACCGGCCGCACCGGGCCGCGCAGCTGGACCGGGCAGCCGCGGACGGTCGACGTCTTCGATGCCAAGGCCGACATCCTGGCGGCGCTTGCGGCCGCGGGCATGGATGCCGACAAGGTGCAGATCGTCGCCGGCGAGGCGCCCGGCCATTACCATCCCGGCCGGTCGGCCGCGGTGAAGCTGGGGCCGAAGCTGACGCTCGGCTTCTTCGGCGAGCTGCATCCGCTGGTGGTCGAGGCCCATGACGTGAAGGGGCCGGCCGTCGGCTTCGAGCTGGATCTCGACGCCCTGCCGGAGCCCAAGCGCAAGGCCGACCGGACCCGTCCGGCGCTGGTGCTGCACGACCTGCAGCCGGTCGAGCGCGATTTCGCCTTCGTGGTCGATGCCGGGGTTGCGGCCGAGGCGCTGATCAAGGCGGTGCGCGGCGCCGAAAAGAAGCTGATCACCGACGTCTCGGTCTTCGACCGCTACGAGGGTGAGCGGCTGGGCGCCGGCAAGGTCTCGCTTGCGGTGTCGGTGACCCTGCAGCCGGTGGAGCGCACCCTGACCGATGCCGAAATCCAGGCGGTGTCGGACCGGATCGTCGCCGCGGTCACCAAGGCGACGGGGGCCGTGCTGCGGGGCTGA
- the infC gene encoding translation initiation factor IF-3: MPVAPNANRDAHRINEAIRVPQVRLIDADGNMIGIVSRDDALNRAADAGLDLVEVAAQAEPPVCKLLDYGKFKYESQKKAQEARKKHKTIEIKELKFRPNIDDNDYNVKMKHAVKFLTEGDKVKITMRFRGREVTHQDLGMRVLMRVSGDLAELGKVEQRPTLEGRQMTMVLAPLVQPGEKAEGADKAAEKA, translated from the coding sequence ATGCCGGTGGCGCCGAACGCGAATCGCGACGCCCATCGCATCAATGAAGCCATCCGCGTGCCGCAGGTGCGTCTGATCGACGCCGACGGCAACATGATCGGTATCGTCTCCCGCGACGACGCCCTGAACCGCGCTGCCGATGCCGGGCTCGACCTGGTTGAGGTTGCGGCTCAGGCCGAGCCGCCGGTGTGCAAGCTTCTCGACTACGGCAAGTTCAAATACGAGTCGCAGAAGAAGGCCCAGGAGGCCCGGAAGAAGCACAAGACGATCGAGATCAAGGAACTCAAGTTCCGGCCGAACATCGACGACAACGACTACAACGTCAAGATGAAGCATGCCGTCAAGTTCCTGACCGAAGGCGACAAGGTGAAGATCACCATGCGCTTCCGCGGTCGTGAAGTGACGCACCAGGATCTGGGCATGCGCGTCCTGATGCGGGTTTCGGGTGATCTTGCCGAACTGGGCAAGGTCGAGCAGCGCCCGACCCTTGAAGGTCGTCAGATGACCATGGTGCTTGCACCGCTCGTCCAGCCGGGCGAGAAGGCCGAAGGTGCGGACAAGGCCGCCGAAAAGGCATGA
- a CDS encoding alpha/beta fold hydrolase — MSTPTSSADPAHPAGSDTGRIDRGDGVHLAYHRHLPKLWAPGPGVVFLGGFRSDMTGTKAMALDGFCARTGRPYLRFDYSGHGISDGAFEDGCIGRWVEDALVMIDRLTDGPLVLVGSSMGGWIMLRVALARPDRVKGMIGIAAAPDFTEKLMWPDMTADQQAALLRDGRLEIPSEYDPEPTVITRRLIEEGRDNLVLDGPIPFEGPVRLLHGLEDPDVPWRLSLETAAALTTTDLRIELVKGGDHRLSTPSDIAMLTRTLDEVCRLVVEAD, encoded by the coding sequence GTGTCCACCCCCACCTCTTCCGCCGACCCCGCCCATCCCGCCGGTTCCGATACCGGCCGCATCGACCGCGGCGACGGCGTGCATCTGGCCTATCATCGCCATCTGCCCAAGCTCTGGGCGCCCGGGCCGGGCGTCGTGTTCCTGGGCGGGTTCCGCTCGGACATGACCGGCACCAAGGCCATGGCGCTCGACGGATTCTGCGCGCGCACCGGTCGGCCCTATCTGCGCTTCGACTATTCCGGTCACGGCATCTCGGACGGCGCCTTCGAAGACGGCTGCATCGGCCGCTGGGTCGAGGATGCGCTGGTGATGATCGATCGCCTGACCGACGGCCCGCTGGTCCTGGTGGGCTCCAGCATGGGCGGCTGGATCATGCTGCGCGTCGCCCTGGCCCGCCCTGATCGGGTGAAGGGCATGATCGGCATCGCCGCGGCGCCCGATTTCACCGAAAAGCTGATGTGGCCCGACATGACCGCCGACCAGCAGGCGGCGCTGCTTCGCGACGGCCGCCTGGAGATCCCGTCGGAATACGACCCGGAGCCCACGGTGATCACCCGCCGGCTGATCGAAGAGGGGCGCGACAATCTGGTGCTCGACGGCCCCATCCCCTTCGAAGGGCCGGTGCGCCTGCTCCACGGCCTGGAAGATCCCGACGTGCCCTGGCGGCTGTCGCTGGAAACCGCCGCGGCCCTGACCACCACCGATCTCCGGATCGAACTGGTCAAGGGCGGCGATCACCGGCTTTCGACGCCGTCCGACATCGCCATGCTGACCCGCACCCTCGACGAGGTGTGCCGGCTGGTGGTCGAAGCGGATTGA
- the rpmI gene encoding 50S ribosomal protein L35, translating into MPKLKSKSGAKKRFRLTASGKVRRASAFHRHCMSSKTQKQKRNSRKTQILTAADAKIVKQFLPYA; encoded by the coding sequence ATGCCAAAGCTGAAGAGCAAGAGCGGCGCCAAGAAGCGGTTCCGCCTGACTGCGAGCGGCAAGGTCCGCCGCGCCAGCGCCTTCCATCGTCACTGCATGTCGTCCAAGACGCAGAAGCAGAAGCGCAACAGCCGCAAGACCCAGATCCTGACGGCTGCCGACGCGAAGATCGTCAAGCAGTTCCTGCCCTACGCCTGA
- a CDS encoding glycosyltransferase family 9 protein, translating to MKRAQKIVVPPMPDPKARVLVIKHSAFGDVIMALGPMKAIRLAHPEGRITLLTTKPYAGLLEQSGLFDEIWIDERPKAWQFGKVRDMRRRLNAEGFERVYDLQTSDRSSSYFRLFDRPRPLWSGIAPGCTLPHANPQRDHMHTLERQAEQLAMAGITRVPAPDLCFLKADLSGFDLPGRFGLLVPGGAAHRPGKRWPAVKYAETAGLLADQGIVPMLIGTNAEAGAIDAVVAAEPRAVSLQGRTSFAEIASLARRAAIAVGNDTGPMHLIAAVGCPSLSLFSKESDPQLTRPRGPRASWVRSDRLADLSVGEVATAIRRLLET from the coding sequence ATGAAGAGGGCACAGAAGATCGTCGTGCCGCCAATGCCGGATCCGAAGGCCCGGGTGCTGGTGATCAAGCATTCCGCCTTCGGTGATGTGATCATGGCGCTGGGGCCGATGAAGGCGATCCGCCTGGCCCATCCGGAGGGCCGCATCACCCTGCTGACTACGAAGCCCTATGCCGGGCTGCTGGAACAAAGCGGGCTGTTCGACGAAATCTGGATCGACGAGCGCCCCAAGGCCTGGCAGTTCGGCAAGGTCCGCGACATGCGCCGCCGGCTGAATGCCGAAGGCTTCGAGCGGGTCTACGACCTGCAGACCAGCGATCGCAGCAGCAGCTATTTCCGCCTGTTCGACCGGCCACGGCCGCTCTGGTCCGGCATTGCGCCCGGATGCACGCTGCCCCATGCCAACCCGCAACGCGACCACATGCACACGCTGGAGCGTCAGGCCGAACAGCTGGCCATGGCCGGGATCACCCGGGTGCCGGCGCCGGATCTCTGCTTCCTGAAGGCGGATCTGTCGGGCTTCGATCTGCCGGGGCGGTTCGGTCTTCTGGTGCCGGGTGGCGCCGCCCATCGTCCGGGCAAGCGCTGGCCGGCCGTGAAGTATGCCGAGACCGCGGGGCTGCTTGCCGATCAGGGGATCGTACCGATGCTGATCGGCACGAATGCCGAGGCCGGAGCGATCGATGCGGTGGTGGCTGCCGAGCCGCGGGCCGTATCGCTGCAGGGGCGCACCAGTTTTGCCGAGATCGCAAGTCTCGCCCGACGTGCGGCGATCGCGGTGGGCAACGACACCGGGCCGATGCATCTGATCGCGGCGGTCGGCTGCCCGTCGCTCAGCCTGTTCTCGAAAGAAAGCGACCCGCAGCTGACCCGCCCCCGGGGGCCGCGCGCCTCGTGGGTACGGTCCGATCGGCTTGCCGATCTGTCGGTCGGAGAGGTCGCCACCGCCATCCGTCGGCTGCTCGAGACGTGA
- a CDS encoding ABC-F family ATP-binding cassette domain-containing protein has protein sequence MSSTTVRLSLRGIAAIDPRGRELFSGLDLDLGQESLGLVGRNGSGKSTLLRIISGDASPAAGRIVRPADCLLLDQTAATPTDLTVADLIGQRAALDLIDCALAGRIDARDAARIDWGLEARIAAALTRMGLSDLDVRRPVATLSGGERARLRLAGAILAEPDLLLLDEPTNHLDESGRQAVASLIADWTGGLIIASHDRDLLRGLSRILELAPGRVFHHTGGGEAWLAARTAREAAAHAAMAAARDQMSRTKREASAAAARQDRRDAAGRRHRARGDMPKILLDARQDRAERSRGRGNRLAARRLETAAGDLTAARAALDLTGRPVFSLPATDLARGRELLDLRDVVTAAGISLPDLSVTGPERIAITGPNGAGKTSLLRIAAGLDRPRSGSVRRPGRIALLDQHADLLDPALSLLDNLRRHAPDAGEEALRAILARFLFRGDAALRQTAMLSGGERMRVALACLLGQAEPPELLLLDEPTNHLDLEATETVETALAAWDGALVLVSHDPDLLARVGIGRHLRLPA, from the coding sequence ATGTCATCCACCACCGTGCGCCTCAGCCTCCGCGGCATTGCCGCGATCGATCCCCGGGGGCGTGAGCTTTTTTCAGGGCTCGATCTCGATCTGGGCCAGGAGTCCCTTGGTCTCGTCGGTCGCAACGGCAGTGGCAAATCGACCCTGCTCCGGATCATCAGCGGCGATGCCTCTCCCGCCGCCGGTCGGATCGTCCGGCCGGCCGACTGCCTGCTGCTCGACCAGACGGCAGCCACGCCGACGGATCTGACCGTTGCCGATCTGATCGGCCAGAGGGCCGCGCTCGACCTCATCGACTGCGCGCTGGCGGGGCGCATCGACGCCCGTGACGCAGCCCGCATCGACTGGGGCCTTGAAGCCCGGATCGCCGCGGCACTGACCCGGATGGGCCTTTCGGACCTGGATGTCCGCCGCCCCGTCGCGACCCTCAGTGGCGGCGAACGCGCCCGGTTGCGGCTTGCAGGCGCGATCCTGGCCGAACCGGATCTGCTACTGCTGGACGAGCCGACCAACCATCTGGACGAGAGCGGGCGGCAGGCGGTCGCCTCTCTCATCGCAGACTGGACGGGCGGGCTGATCATCGCGTCTCATGACCGGGACCTGTTGCGTGGACTGTCGCGCATTCTGGAACTGGCGCCGGGCCGGGTCTTCCACCACACGGGCGGCGGCGAGGCCTGGCTTGCCGCGCGCACGGCCCGGGAAGCCGCGGCCCATGCCGCCATGGCTGCCGCCCGGGATCAGATGAGCCGGACAAAGCGCGAGGCCTCTGCGGCGGCCGCGCGTCAGGATCGCCGCGACGCCGCCGGCCGCCGGCATCGCGCCCGCGGCGACATGCCGAAAATCCTGCTCGATGCCCGACAGGATCGGGCGGAACGCAGCCGGGGCCGCGGGAACCGGCTGGCAGCAAGGCGTCTGGAGACGGCAGCAGGCGACCTGACGGCCGCCCGCGCCGCGCTCGACCTCACCGGCCGGCCGGTTTTTTCACTGCCCGCAACAGACCTCGCCCGCGGGCGGGAGCTGCTCGACCTGCGCGATGTCGTGACGGCAGCCGGCATCTCCCTGCCCGATCTCAGCGTCACGGGGCCGGAGCGGATCGCGATCACGGGCCCGAACGGCGCCGGCAAGACGTCGCTGCTCAGGATCGCCGCCGGGCTGGACCGGCCCCGCAGCGGTTCGGTCCGACGCCCCGGCCGGATCGCCCTGCTCGACCAGCATGCGGATCTGCTCGATCCGGCGCTCAGCCTGCTCGACAATCTGCGGCGCCATGCGCCCGATGCCGGAGAGGAAGCCCTGCGCGCAATCCTTGCACGCTTCCTGTTCCGCGGTGACGCCGCATTGCGGCAGACGGCCATGCTGAGCGGCGGCGAGCGGATGCGGGTCGCTCTCGCCTGCCTGCTCGGCCAGGCGGAACCGCCGGAGCTGCTGCTGCTCGACGAGCCCACCAATCACCTGGACCTGGAGGCGACCGAGACGGTGGAGACCGCACTTGCCGCCTGGGATGGCGCGCTGGTCCTGGTCAGCCATGATCCGGACCTGCTCGCCCGGGTGGGCATCGGGCGGCATCTGCGGCTTCCCGCCTGA
- the rplT gene encoding 50S ribosomal protein L20 — translation MARVKRGVTSHARHKKVLKLAEGARGRSSKTIRAAKQRVDKNLQYAYRDRRVRKRQFRALWIQRINAGTRELGMTYSQFMAGLKAAAIEMDRKVLSDLAVHEPAAFKSLVEQAQSALAKAGA, via the coding sequence ATGGCCCGTGTGAAGCGCGGCGTGACGTCCCATGCGCGCCACAAGAAGGTTCTGAAGCTGGCCGAGGGCGCCCGTGGCCGCTCGTCCAAGACGATTCGCGCCGCGAAGCAGCGCGTTGACAAGAACCTGCAGTACGCCTACCGCGACCGCCGCGTCCGCAAGCGCCAGTTCCGCGCGCTGTGGATCCAGCGCATCAACGCCGGTACGCGTGAGCTGGGCATGACCTACAGCCAGTTCATGGCCGGCCTGAAGGCCGCGGCCATCGAGATGGACCGCAAGGTCCTGTCGGATCTGGCCGTGCACGAGCCCGCAGCCTTTAAGAGCCTTGTCGAGCAGGCGCAGAGCGCTCTCGCCAAGGCCGGTGCCTGA
- the pheS gene encoding phenylalanine--tRNA ligase subunit alpha yields the protein MTDIDSLKEEIEGRIAAAADLDALEEVRVQAFGRKGRITEMLKGLGALDPEARKATGQALNQVRDQLQTALEARREVLKAAALDARLAAERIDVTLPVRPEPQGRIHPISQVIDELTAIFADMGFQVAEGPQIETDYYNFTALNIPPEHPARQMHDTFYVRGKAEDGANLVLRTHTSPVQIRTMEAGKPPYRIIAPGRTYRSDSDMTHTPMFHQVEGLVIDRDITMAHLKGCLIEFAKAFFEVDDLPVRFRPSYFPFTEPSAEMDIGCQRGGGELKIGNYGDWLEILGCGMVHPKVLAMAGIDPNEYQGFAFGMGIERIAMLKYGVPDLRTFFEGDPRWLKHYGFAAADLPTLAGGLTR from the coding sequence ATGACCGACATCGACAGCCTGAAGGAGGAGATCGAGGGGCGCATCGCCGCTGCCGCCGATCTCGACGCGCTCGAAGAGGTGCGCGTTCAGGCCTTTGGCCGCAAGGGCCGCATCACCGAGATGCTGAAGGGCCTGGGCGCCCTGGACCCCGAGGCGCGCAAGGCGACCGGCCAGGCGCTGAACCAGGTGCGCGACCAGCTGCAGACGGCCCTGGAGGCCCGCCGCGAGGTGCTGAAGGCGGCGGCCCTGGATGCCCGTCTCGCGGCCGAGCGGATCGACGTCACCCTGCCGGTGCGCCCCGAGCCCCAGGGCCGTATTCACCCGATCTCGCAGGTGATCGACGAGCTGACGGCCATCTTCGCCGATATGGGCTTCCAGGTGGCCGAAGGTCCGCAGATCGAGACCGACTACTACAACTTCACCGCGCTCAACATCCCGCCGGAGCATCCCGCCCGGCAGATGCACGACACCTTCTATGTCCGCGGCAAGGCCGAAGACGGTGCCAACCTGGTGCTGCGCACCCACACCTCGCCGGTGCAGATCCGTACCATGGAGGCGGGCAAGCCGCCTTACCGGATCATCGCGCCGGGGCGGACCTATCGCAGCGACAGCGACATGACCCACACCCCGATGTTCCATCAGGTGGAGGGGCTGGTGATCGATCGCGACATCACCATGGCGCATCTGAAGGGCTGCCTGATCGAGTTCGCCAAGGCCTTCTTCGAGGTCGACGATCTGCCGGTGCGTTTCCGGCCGAGCTATTTCCCCTTCACCGAGCCCTCGGCCGAGATGGATATCGGCTGCCAGCGCGGCGGCGGCGAACTCAAGATCGGCAATTACGGCGACTGGCTGGAGATCCTGGGCTGCGGCATGGTCCACCCCAAGGTGCTGGCCATGGCCGGCATCGATCCCAACGAGTATCAGGGCTTCGCCTTCGGCATGGGCATCGAACGCATCGCCATGCTGAAGTACGGCGTGCCGGATCTGCGCACCTTCTTCGAGGGCGATCCGCGCTGGCTGAAGCATTACGGCTTCGCGGCGGCAGATCTGCCGACGCTTGCCGGCGGTCTGACGCGCTGA
- a CDS encoding glycosyltransferase family 4 protein, producing the protein MERGTVDIAAGLIAAGWRAVVASAGGPLAVELERLGGRHVTLPLATKRPWSIRANAGRLADLIREEGVDLVHARSRAPAWSAFMAAERTGTPFVTTFHGTYGHGSWLKRRYNAVMTRGRPLIAISDFIADHLQTVYGVDPAVIRTIPRGVDVSKFHPAAVSADRIIALARRWRLDESRALILMPGRLSRWKGHMVLLDALAELGRRDVQCVMVGAAPGTESYRAEVEQAIRDRGLEDVVGIAEAERDMPAAYMLADVVVSPATEPEAFGRVPVEAQAMGRWIIATDHGGARETVNTNIGGMLVPPGDAGALARALGLALTMDPKARAAAARAMIAHVDGRFTLARMQASTLAVYEEALARGRPA; encoded by the coding sequence GTGGAGCGCGGCACCGTCGATATCGCTGCCGGCCTGATCGCCGCCGGCTGGCGTGCCGTCGTCGCCTCGGCGGGCGGACCGCTGGCCGTGGAACTGGAGCGGCTGGGCGGCCGGCATGTCACCCTGCCGCTGGCGACCAAGCGCCCCTGGTCGATCCGCGCCAATGCCGGGCGGCTTGCCGATCTGATCCGGGAAGAGGGGGTGGACCTGGTCCATGCCCGCTCTCGCGCACCGGCCTGGAGCGCCTTTATGGCGGCGGAGCGCACCGGCACCCCCTTCGTGACCACCTTTCACGGCACCTATGGTCACGGCAGCTGGCTGAAGCGCCGCTACAACGCGGTGATGACCCGCGGCCGGCCGCTGATCGCGATCTCGGACTTCATCGCCGACCATCTGCAGACGGTCTATGGCGTCGATCCGGCCGTGATCCGGACCATCCCGCGCGGGGTGGATGTTTCGAAATTCCATCCGGCAGCGGTCTCGGCCGACCGGATCATCGCACTCGCCCGCCGCTGGCGGCTGGACGAAAGCCGGGCACTGATCCTGATGCCGGGCCGCCTCAGCCGGTGGAAGGGGCATATGGTTCTGCTCGACGCGCTGGCCGAGCTTGGGCGGCGCGATGTGCAATGCGTGATGGTGGGCGCGGCCCCCGGCACCGAGAGCTACCGCGCCGAGGTCGAGCAGGCGATCCGGGATCGCGGGCTGGAGGATGTGGTGGGCATTGCGGAGGCCGAGCGCGACATGCCGGCGGCCTATATGCTCGCCGATGTGGTGGTGTCGCCGGCGACGGAGCCCGAGGCTTTCGGTCGGGTGCCGGTGGAGGCCCAGGCGATGGGCCGCTGGATCATCGCCACGGATCATGGCGGCGCGCGCGAGACCGTGAACACGAATATCGGCGGCATGCTTGTGCCGCCGGGGGATGCCGGGGCGCTGGCCCGGGCGCTGGGGCTGGCCCTGACCATGGATCCGAAGGCGCGGGCCGCCGCGGCGCGCGCGATGATCGCCCATGTCGACGGCCGCTTCACCCTTGCCCGGATGCAGGCATCCACGCTGGCGGTCTACGAGGAGGCGCTGGCCCGGGGGCGACCGGCATGA